CCGGCGCGGCGTGTGGACTCTCTTTGCCTACCGCACAGACATTCGCCGCGCTGGTATCCGCTATCTCTCTAGGCAAAAGGCAGGATGCGATGGCACAAGTCACGGAACGGCTGTTGGACGCGCTCACCCATGCGCAAGAGTTACGCCATAAGGTAATGCTAACCGGCGGGCTACTGGCCACAGGTGGCAAGACCAAACAGGTACAGACGGCACAACGGCAATTAGCCGATGAGTTGCACGCCATACAGCGAATATGGCCGGTGGTGGACTCTCCCGCCATGAAGTCCCGGCTAATGAAGCTGGCGACGATGAACGCCAAGGGTGATGATCGTCCGGGTGTAGTCGGCATAAGTTTTCATTCGTGGCACGCTGCGGGTATCCATGCCGTGGCCGTTGCGATCCGGTTTGCCTATATGTCACTAAAGCCGTCCAGTGAAGTCCCGTTTGACGATGATCTGCTAGGACAAGTGGAACCCCTCGACGCGATCACCCTCGACACCGTGGCCGAGTTGGGACGGCGGCTAACGTCGATCCATATTCAACCCCTCATCGTGGCCGTGGAACGGGAATCGCTTTTGCTTGGTGGCAAGCTATCCGGCGAGCGCAAGAAACGTGGCGTCAAAGGCGCGGGCGTGGCCGTCGAAAGGCGGGAGGAATCTCTTTATTGGAAATACCGCGATTCTGGCCAAGGGGTGGAGGCATACGGACGCGCCCACCACAAGGCAGGGGTGCCTGCTTTTAGAAAATTGGTTAATCGGGTAAAGGCCCGGATCAAGCGTGGAACGTGTTATTATCCCCAAAAACGGCAGAAATACGCGGACGTGTGACACCCCCGTCAAGCGAAAAACAATTGTCACCGCTAAAATTCTCTAGGCGATTCCGTGCCGTTAAACGCGGCACTCTCTTGTTCGCCGCCGGTGACAATTAAACATCCTTGAAATTGTTTTGGTGGAACTACTGGTAAAAACTCATTACCGCCAAAGCTGGCATATCGCCAGCGGCAAGGATAAGGAGTTTTCTCATGGAACCGGCAGTTGAATTTAGGACGCTATTCACGCGTCGAACCGCCGCAACGCGGTTAGGACTCTGTACCAAGTCTGTTGATAACCTGGTGCGCGATGGACTCTTGAAGGTGGTGCGGATCGGTAAAGCCGTCCGCTTTGATCCCGCCGACATAGACGCATTTATCGAAAGCCGCAAGTGTGGAACAGGGGGTGCGCGATGATTGCAACCCCCCAGGTACGCGATCCCGCCTATCACTTGCGGCGAATTGAAGCCGTCCCCGTGGATCGTCTGGCCGTAGATGCCGTCGATCTGGCCAAGCTGATTGCGGTCAGTGAATCCACGATCCGGCGCTGGACTGCCAGCGGCACGATCCCCAGCGTGCTAATTGGATCGGTGCGAATTTACCCCCTCGAACATATCCGCCAGTGGTTGGCGGAAATGGTTAGTTCCCCTTGTGCCGCACAGCGGCAGGAAGCGAGTCAGTCATGAACTGGGAAGATTTTGATGAGTACAGCCGCCTGGTGTACGACAGCCTCAAGGATGACATCAAAGAATCCTCAAAGCGTGCTGAAGATCGGACCATCGCAGATGTTGAATTGAATCGTATCCGGTTTTTGTTGTCCTACACAAATTCTGAAATTGACGATTCTTGCGTGGATGTGGGATTCGCGGAATGTGTGTTGGGGATCGACCTCGACCAATGCAATCCGTATGAGATTTGCAGCGATGATGGACACCGCCAGTTGCTTCCGTACAGGCGTCGAACGCGCGACGGTGACTGGGTCGTGCCAACTGTAGAAGTGGTGATTTGTATTCGCGAAAACTTTAAGTGGGACCACCGCGAATTGCATTTTGTAAACAGCAACGGCCAAGGTGTTTAACCCTGGCCGTGCCGTCTGTAATCAACCCCTCTTAGCGGTGGACGTGTTAGCGCACGTCCGCCGCGATTCATAAGGATTATAGCCAGTGGACAAGGCACAAGATAGATATTGTTGGATCGTTTCACGCCTACTCAAAAATCACGCTGTAAACGGTGAAATTGGCCGTTTAACAGGCGATTACCGCACTCAGGCGGAAAAGCTGCGCGACCTGCCATTCACGGATCGGCAAGCTTTTTTTGAGACAAAGATTCTCCCCGATGACTCCCTCGAGCGCGACCGGATGATCCGGCTGGTGCTGGCGGCTGATCCGTGGAAAGACCCGGATCAACCGACCACATTCGCTGATTTATCCGGTAAGATTGCCGCGACGGAATGGGAATGGCAGGACTGGCTCCCGCGTGGATTCTTAACCCTCCTGGTGGCTGAACAGTCTATTGGCAAGTCCTACTTTGCATTAACCGCCATAGGCCGTGCAATCCTTTGTGGCGGTATCTGGCCAGACCGCACGCCAGCACAGCACGATCCCAAGAGCCGGATTCTTTGGTGCGAAAGCGAAGGTATGTTAGCCGCGCACTTGGAACGCGCCAGCAAGGCCGGATTACCTCTTAGCCGAATTCTGATTTGGAATGACGATCCATTCTCCATTCCAAATTTGCGCGATCCCCGCGACGCCGACAAGCTGCGGGATGTCGTGGCGATCCATAAGCCGCGATTGCTGGTGCTGGATTCATTCAGCGGTGCCCACAACGGCAAGGAAAATTCCAGCGATGAAACATTGCCGGTTACCCGACTGTTGGCAGAGATTGCGGCACGTAATCAAATAGCTGTCCTGGTTATTCACCACTTACGAAAACAGACCAAAGGCGATGACGAACTAACCCTATCTCGAATTCGTGGATCGTCTGGAATCACGCAATTTTGCCGCGTCGTGTGGAGCCTCCACAAAGCCGACAAGCGCAAGGCCGAAATCGAACTGGCTCAGTTAAAGAATAACTTGGCCGTACCGCCGGAACCGGTAGGCGTCCGCATGGATCAAGGCCAGTTTGCCTATTGCGATCTACCACAGGTCGCGCCGACCGCCGGTGCTAGTGCAACGGACTGGCTGCGGGATTATCTGTCCAATGGCGGAAGGCGACGGCAGGACGCTGTCGACGCCGGAAAAGCTGCGGGACATTCCCAGCGAAATATCGACCGCGCCAAGACCGCGCTTGATTTGGTGGCTACTCAGGACGGCAAGGAAACGATCTGGACTTTACCTGAATTTTGATCCCTCAAGGGAACCTTTGCCAACGTTCCCCCCCTAGGGTGCAAAAGCTTGGCAAACGTTCATTTTTTCGACGTAACCCTTTACCAAATAACAACTAATGTTTTGCCAAGCAGTTGGCAAACGTTCCCCCCTTGGCAAACGTTTTGGCAAACGTTCATTCCCATGCAAACGGACTTGCAATCCCTCATCGAAAACGATCTTGGCCCTGGCCGTCGATCCGGTAACCGGACATTTTGGATTTGTCCGTTCCATGAGGAAAAATCTGGCAGTCTGACCGTCACGCCGGACGGCGAAAGGTACAAATGTTTCGGGTG
Above is a genomic segment from Pirellulales bacterium containing:
- a CDS encoding AAA family ATPase, whose amino-acid sequence is MDKAQDRYCWIVSRLLKNHAVNGEIGRLTGDYRTQAEKLRDLPFTDRQAFFETKILPDDSLERDRMIRLVLAADPWKDPDQPTTFADLSGKIAATEWEWQDWLPRGFLTLLVAEQSIGKSYFALTAIGRAILCGGIWPDRTPAQHDPKSRILWCESEGMLAAHLERASKAGLPLSRILIWNDDPFSIPNLRDPRDADKLRDVVAIHKPRLLVLDSFSGAHNGKENSSDETLPVTRLLAEIAARNQIAVLVIHHLRKQTKGDDELTLSRIRGSSGITQFCRVVWSLHKADKRKAEIELAQLKNNLAVPPEPVGVRMDQGQFAYCDLPQVAPTAGASATDWLRDYLSNGGRRRQDAVDAGKAAGHSQRNIDRAKTALDLVATQDGKETIWTLPEF
- a CDS encoding helix-turn-helix domain-containing protein, which encodes MEPAVEFRTLFTRRTAATRLGLCTKSVDNLVRDGLLKVVRIGKAVRFDPADIDAFIESRKCGTGGAR
- a CDS encoding helix-turn-helix domain-containing protein, which translates into the protein MIATPQVRDPAYHLRRIEAVPVDRLAVDAVDLAKLIAVSESTIRRWTASGTIPSVLIGSVRIYPLEHIRQWLAEMVSSPCAAQRQEASQS